A window of the Janthinobacterium agaricidamnosum NBRC 102515 = DSM 9628 genome harbors these coding sequences:
- a CDS encoding tetratricopeptide repeat protein — translation MSLLMQALKKAERAKQNSLHEEELEKPSEAYDQVLSLAPQESLPPRAAPTAPVEPASDLRLEPLGGEPVQPDPAPPASAPPSPPPAPPSRPATRHAARPAAARAATTIDPATLRLAVLGTILLLVIAGFAAWFWLASTGPGAGASLPMVPMPLTDAPGSVGAANGPLLVTPGTDAPAIPPAQSHDEAGERTEQQQAMQIAAQAEIIARLQQQQQRQQSQQSQQQAATLPPVVAADNSQIHVLRSDVAPSIPPGVQSAYQAYTAGDMASASTLYDSVLQQDANNRDALLGLAAVALRQQQGQQAASLYLRLLELDPDDGDALAGLISLRQGDTAHGETRLKAMLQRAPDSGPVLFALGNLYAKQQRWTEAQQQFFSAYSAAPDNPDYAFNLAVGLDRLNQPALALTYYQRAVTLAQNKAAGFDRNAVARRMRELGAAPLAAKE, via the coding sequence ATGAGCTTGTTGATGCAGGCGCTCAAGAAAGCCGAGCGCGCCAAACAAAACAGTTTGCACGAAGAAGAGCTGGAAAAGCCATCCGAAGCGTACGACCAGGTGTTGTCGCTGGCGCCGCAGGAAAGCTTGCCGCCCCGCGCCGCGCCAACCGCGCCGGTCGAGCCGGCCAGCGACTTGCGGCTGGAACCGCTGGGCGGAGAGCCGGTCCAGCCCGATCCGGCACCGCCCGCTTCAGCGCCTCCTTCCCCCCCGCCAGCGCCGCCCTCTCGTCCGGCCACGCGCCACGCAGCGCGGCCCGCAGCGGCACGCGCAGCGACCACGATCGACCCGGCCACCTTGCGCCTGGCTGTGCTGGGCACTATTTTATTGCTGGTCATCGCCGGTTTTGCGGCCTGGTTCTGGCTGGCCAGCACCGGTCCGGGCGCCGGCGCCAGCTTGCCGATGGTGCCGATGCCATTGACCGATGCGCCCGGCTCCGTCGGCGCGGCAAATGGACCGCTGCTGGTGACGCCAGGCACCGACGCGCCGGCAATACCGCCAGCACAATCGCATGACGAAGCGGGTGAGCGAACTGAACAACAGCAAGCGATGCAAATAGCGGCGCAAGCCGAAATAATTGCCCGCCTACAACAGCAGCAACAACGCCAGCAATCTCAGCAATCTCAGCAACAAGCCGCAACATTGCCGCCAGTGGTGGCCGCCGACAATAGCCAGATCCACGTGTTACGCAGCGACGTGGCGCCGTCCATCCCTCCCGGCGTGCAAAGCGCCTATCAAGCCTACACGGCCGGCGACATGGCCAGCGCCAGCACCTTATACGACAGCGTGCTGCAACAGGATGCCAATAATCGCGACGCCCTGCTCGGCCTGGCCGCCGTCGCGCTGCGCCAGCAACAGGGACAGCAGGCGGCATCGCTGTACCTGCGCCTGCTGGAACTCGATCCCGACGATGGCGACGCGCTGGCCGGGTTGATCAGCCTGCGCCAGGGCGACACGGCACACGGCGAAACGCGCCTGAAAGCGATGTTGCAACGCGCGCCGGACAGCGGCCCGGTATTGTTTGCCCTCGGTAATCTGTATGCCAAACAACAGCGCTGGACCGAAGCGCAGCAACAATTTTTCAGCGCTTACAGCGCCGCGCCCGACAATCCCGACTATGCATTCAACCTGGCGGTCGGGCTGGACCGCTTGAACCAGCCCGCATTGGCGCTGACTTATTACCAGCGCGCAGTGACGTTGGCCCAAAACAAGGCCGCCGGTTTCGACCGCAACGCCGTGGCCCGGCGCATGCGCGAACTCGGCGCCGCTCCACTAGCGGCCAAGGAATAA
- the mshL gene encoding pilus (MSHA type) biogenesis protein MshL, with protein MNKPLLISGLSCLLLSACASHQTPLSPGHLAPAPRPAGTIPDPVRQSTALPAPVPAAKVETYSVTVHKVAVQSLLFALARDAGMNIDIHPGIEGVVTLNALNQTLPQLLTRISRQVDMRYEIDGKNLLVLPDTPVWRNYKVDYVSMARSTNSSVNIATQISTAGGGSNSGGNTNNGGNNAASSGGNNGGNNNSTTLVVNRSENNFWYSLERNIRDLLRETTQNDVQTDPLAQLNQQLNQQLSQQANQQPGNAPHNQQTAPQPGDPNGQPLMKLANKGAPSSVVVNVEGGLIAVRATGRQHERIRAFLDIVLGSAKRQVLIEATIIEVQLSNEYQQGINWSRLHGGLSLTQKQVGNTALSSGVTPGAPPGLFVLDYANPTSRLGNITTTIQLLESFGKVKVLSSPKISVLNNQTAMLKVVDNNVFFTIKVTPAVLGTNGSATIPATYESKLETVPVGFVMSVTPQISENDEVTLNVRPSITRIVGYVQDPNPALAAEKVTSQVPVIQARELESIMKVSSGQIAVMGGLMQDSVDNARDGIPGLSQLPLIGNLFSYRNESGNKTELVIFMRPVVVKDASLDGDYKDYRYLIPDQKPLNSEPYSESNAPVRPGEVS; from the coding sequence ATGAATAAACCTCTGTTGATTTCCGGCCTGTCCTGCCTGCTGCTGTCGGCCTGCGCCTCGCACCAGACGCCGCTGTCGCCCGGCCATCTGGCGCCTGCGCCGCGGCCGGCCGGCACGATTCCCGATCCGGTGCGGCAAAGTACCGCGCTGCCGGCGCCGGTGCCGGCGGCCAAGGTCGAAACCTATAGCGTGACGGTGCACAAGGTGGCGGTGCAATCGCTGCTGTTCGCACTGGCGCGCGACGCCGGCATGAATATCGACATTCACCCCGGCATCGAAGGCGTGGTGACGCTGAACGCGCTGAACCAGACGCTGCCGCAATTGCTGACGCGCATTTCCCGGCAAGTCGACATGCGCTACGAAATCGACGGCAAGAACTTGCTGGTCTTGCCGGACACCCCGGTGTGGCGCAATTACAAGGTCGATTACGTCAGCATGGCGCGCAGCACCAATAGCAGCGTCAATATCGCGACCCAGATTTCGACCGCCGGCGGCGGCTCGAACAGCGGCGGCAACACGAATAATGGCGGGAACAACGCGGCCAGCAGCGGCGGCAATAACGGCGGCAACAATAACTCGACGACGCTGGTGGTCAACCGCTCGGAAAACAATTTCTGGTACAGCCTGGAACGCAATATCCGCGACTTGCTGCGCGAAACCACGCAAAACGATGTGCAAACCGATCCGCTGGCGCAACTCAATCAGCAACTGAATCAGCAACTAAGCCAACAAGCTAACCAACAGCCGGGCAACGCGCCGCACAACCAGCAAACAGCACCGCAGCCTGGCGATCCGAATGGCCAGCCGCTGATGAAACTGGCCAATAAAGGCGCGCCATCGTCGGTGGTGGTCAACGTCGAGGGCGGCTTGATCGCGGTGCGCGCCACCGGCCGCCAGCATGAACGCATCCGCGCATTCCTCGATATCGTGCTGGGCAGCGCCAAGCGCCAGGTCTTGATCGAAGCGACCATCATCGAAGTACAACTCAGTAATGAGTATCAGCAAGGCATTAACTGGTCGCGCCTGCATGGCGGACTGAGCCTGACCCAGAAACAGGTCGGCAACACCGCCCTGTCGTCCGGCGTGACGCCCGGCGCCCCGCCGGGATTGTTCGTGCTCGATTACGCCAATCCGACTTCGCGGCTGGGCAATATCACGACGACGATTCAATTGCTGGAATCGTTCGGCAAGGTCAAGGTCTTGTCGAGTCCGAAAATCAGCGTGCTGAACAACCAGACCGCGATGTTGAAAGTGGTCGACAACAATGTGTTCTTCACCATCAAGGTGACGCCGGCCGTGCTCGGCACCAATGGCTCGGCCACCATCCCGGCCACCTACGAATCGAAACTGGAAACCGTGCCGGTCGGTTTTGTCATGAGCGTGACGCCGCAAATTTCCGAGAACGATGAAGTGACGCTGAACGTGCGACCCAGCATCACCCGTATCGTCGGTTACGTGCAAGACCCGAACCCGGCGCTGGCAGCCGAAAAAGTGACCAGCCAGGTGCCGGTGATCCAGGCCCGCGAACTGGAATCGATCATGAAAGTGAGCAGCGGCCAGATCGCCGTGATGGGTGGCCTGATGCAGGATTCGGTCGACAACGCCAGGGACGGCATCCCCGGCCTGAGCCAGCTTCCCCTCATCGGCAACCTGTTTAGTTACCGCAATGAAAGCGGCAACAAGACCGAGCTGGTCATTTTCATGCGGCCGGTGGTGGTCAAGGACGCCAGCCTCGATGGCGACTACAAGGATTACCGTTATTTGATACCGGACCAAAAGCCGCTCAATAGCGAGCCGTATTCGGAATCGAACGCGCCGGTCCGGCCGGGAGAGGTATCATGA
- a CDS encoding ABC transporter ATP-binding protein — protein MTVAAIRFRAVAQRYAAKPVLQGVDLDIQRGEFFGLVGINGAGKTSLIKCLFDFCALDGGSIEIFGQPHRAPGARAPLTFLPERFMPPYYLTGKDFLSYLLTLQGISYQQVEIERVLNGLDLELSALSRPTRNYSKGMTQKLGLAACLLAHKPMLVLDEPMSGLDPKARALLKQQLLQLRPAGSTVLFTSHALADVDELCDRLAILHDGKIRYAGTPAGCRAAYGAATLEQAFLQCIA, from the coding sequence ATGACCGTAGCCGCAATCCGCTTCCGCGCTGTCGCCCAACGTTATGCGGCCAAGCCGGTCTTGCAAGGCGTCGACCTGGACATCCAGCGCGGCGAATTCTTTGGCCTGGTCGGCATCAACGGCGCCGGCAAGACCAGCCTGATCAAATGTCTGTTCGATTTTTGCGCGCTCGATGGCGGCAGCATCGAGATCTTCGGCCAGCCGCACCGCGCGCCAGGCGCGCGCGCGCCACTGACTTTCTTGCCTGAGCGCTTCATGCCGCCCTACTATTTGACCGGCAAGGATTTCCTGTCCTACCTGCTGACATTGCAGGGTATTTCCTATCAGCAAGTCGAGATCGAACGCGTGTTAAACGGACTCGACCTGGAGTTAAGCGCACTCAGCCGCCCGACGCGCAACTATTCCAAAGGCATGACGCAAAAGCTGGGCCTGGCCGCCTGCCTGCTGGCCCATAAGCCGATGCTGGTGCTGGATGAACCGATGAGCGGACTCGACCCGAAAGCGCGCGCGTTGCTGAAGCAGCAGTTGTTGCAATTGCGCCCAGCCGGCAGCACCGTCTTGTTCACCTCGCACGCGCTGGCCGATGTCGATGAATTGTGCGACCGCCTGGCGATCCTGCACGACGGAAAAATCCGCTACGCCGGCACGCCAGCCGGCTGCCGCGCCGCCTATGGCGCGGCGACGCTGGAGCAGGCATTCCTGCAATGCATCGCATAA
- a CDS encoding GspE/PulE family protein — MARPEKVRLGEILVQQNLLSEEQLGLALTEQRRTGRKLGRVFVENRYVTEEQISGALAKQLDIPYINLKFFNINAELVRLLPETQARRFRALVLEDRRGTLLVGMSDPTDLFAYDEIARLVKRGIELAVVNETEVLQAIDRIYRRTEDITELTRELEQDLGDVSVDFGALAANPGLEEAPIVKLLQSVFDDATQVRASDIHIEPQEGRLQIRFRIDGVLHLQTEADIKIAASLALRLKLMSDLDISEKRLPQDGRFAIRVKHQRIDVRISTMPTQHGESVVMRLLNQGGTTLRLDAIGMPPALVAKFRAIVQRPNGLVLVTGPTGSGKTTTLYCALAELNAVEKKLITVEDPVEYRLPGINQVQVNDKIELNFARVLRSALRQDPDIVLVGEMRDQETAQIGLRAAMTGHLVLSTLHTNDAISTPLRLMDMGVPRYMVGSSLQAVLAQRLVRVICESCSTPYQPAPNEYEWLRLELGQLVEKTRYFHGKGCSHCNGMGYRGRTGVYELLEMTRPVVDAANHPDPAHFLKVAAAEMAGETLRRHAVQLVVQGRTTVSEAMRISHQIED, encoded by the coding sequence ATGGCAAGGCCAGAAAAAGTCCGGCTGGGGGAAATCTTAGTACAGCAGAATTTGCTTTCGGAAGAACAGCTGGGTTTGGCGTTGACGGAGCAAAGACGCACCGGCCGCAAGCTGGGCCGCGTGTTTGTCGAAAACCGGTATGTGACGGAAGAACAGATTTCGGGCGCGCTGGCCAAGCAGCTCGACATTCCCTATATTAATCTGAAGTTTTTCAATATCAATGCCGAACTGGTGCGGTTGCTGCCGGAAACCCAGGCGCGGCGTTTTCGCGCGCTGGTGCTGGAAGACCGGCGCGGCACCTTGCTGGTCGGCATGTCCGATCCGACCGACCTGTTTGCCTACGATGAAATCGCGCGGCTGGTCAAGCGCGGCATCGAATTGGCGGTGGTCAATGAAACCGAAGTGCTGCAAGCGATCGACCGGATTTACCGCCGCACCGAAGACATCACCGAGCTGACCCGCGAGCTGGAACAGGACCTGGGCGACGTGTCGGTCGATTTCGGCGCGCTGGCCGCCAATCCGGGACTGGAAGAGGCGCCCATCGTCAAGCTGCTGCAATCGGTGTTCGACGATGCGACCCAGGTGCGCGCGTCGGACATCCATATCGAGCCGCAGGAAGGGCGCCTGCAGATCCGTTTCCGCATCGATGGCGTGCTGCACCTGCAAACCGAGGCCGACATCAAGATCGCGGCGTCGCTGGCGCTGCGGCTGAAACTGATGTCGGACCTGGATATTTCCGAAAAACGCTTGCCGCAGGATGGCCGCTTTGCGATCCGCGTCAAGCACCAGCGTATCGACGTGCGGATCTCGACCATGCCGACCCAGCATGGCGAATCGGTGGTGATGCGGCTGCTGAACCAGGGCGGCACCACGCTGCGGCTCGACGCGATCGGCATGCCGCCGGCGCTGGTGGCGAAATTCCGCGCCATCGTGCAGCGGCCGAACGGCCTGGTGCTGGTCACCGGGCCGACCGGCAGCGGCAAGACCACCACCTTGTATTGCGCGCTGGCGGAACTCAATGCGGTCGAAAAGAAATTGATCACGGTTGAAGATCCGGTCGAGTACCGCTTGCCCGGCATTAATCAGGTGCAAGTCAACGACAAGATCGAGCTGAATTTCGCGCGCGTGCTGCGTTCGGCGTTGCGGCAAGATCCGGACATCGTGCTGGTCGGCGAGATGCGTGACCAGGAAACCGCGCAAATCGGCTTGCGCGCCGCGATGACGGGCCACCTGGTGCTGTCGACGCTGCATACCAACGACGCCATCAGCACGCCGCTGCGGCTGATGGACATGGGCGTGCCGCGCTACATGGTCGGCAGTTCGCTGCAGGCGGTGCTGGCGCAGCGGCTGGTGCGGGTGATTTGCGAAAGCTGCAGCACGCCGTACCAGCCGGCGCCGAATGAATATGAATGGCTGCGCCTGGAATTGGGCCAGCTGGTCGAGAAGACCCGCTATTTCCATGGCAAGGGCTGTTCGCATTGCAATGGCATGGGTTATCGGGGCCGCACCGGCGTGTATGAGTTGCTGGAAATGACGCGCCCGGTGGTGGACGCGGCGAATCACCCCGACCCGGCCCATTTCCTGAAGGTGGCGGCGGCCGAGATGGCGGGCGAAACCTTGCGCCGCCACGCGGTGCAACTGGTGGTGCAGGGCCGCACCACGGTATCTGAAGCGATGCGCATCAGTCACCAGATCGAGGATTGA